Proteins encoded together in one Litorilinea aerophila window:
- a CDS encoding DUF3368 domain-containing protein has protein sequence MIVVSDASILINLARIGELDLLQKLYGQITIPDAVWQEVVVDGGDQPGAEDIRTAIWIRRMAITNRHLVQALRQDLDPGESEAIALALEIGADLLLMDERLGRESARYFDLRYIGLVGALVEAKHRGIITKIRPYLDALRDRAGFRLSTALYERVLRDQGEG, from the coding sequence ATGATTGTAGTAAGCGACGCCTCGATTCTTATTAACTTGGCGCGTATTGGCGAGTTAGACTTGCTCCAAAAGCTCTACGGACAGATAACTATCCCAGATGCTGTATGGCAAGAAGTCGTCGTAGATGGGGGTGATCAGCCCGGCGCAGAGGATATCCGTACAGCCATCTGGATCAGAAGGATGGCTATCACCAACCGTCATTTAGTCCAGGCTCTACGGCAAGATCTGGACCCGGGCGAGTCTGAGGCGATTGCGTTAGCATTGGAGATCGGTGCTGACTTGCTCCTAATGGATGAACGCCTTGGGAGAGAAAGCGCCCGCTATTTTGATTTGCGCTATATCGGTCTGGTTGGTGCACTGGTTGAGGCCAAGCATAGAGGTATCATTACCAAGATCCGGCCCTATTTGGATGCATTGCGAGATAGGGCCGGTTTTCGTCTATCCACGGCACTTTATGAACGAGTCTTGCGAGATCAGGGCGAAGGATAA
- a CDS encoding UPF0175 family protein has product MSNTVSIEIPREILHATRMTPQELKVDLAILLFQRGKLSFGKAREMAGMSVWAFQQLLGSQGIPVHYDVEEYDEDLQTLRELGRL; this is encoded by the coding sequence ATGTCCAACACGGTATCTATCGAGATCCCACGTGAGATCCTTCATGCAACACGGATGACCCCTCAGGAGCTGAAAGTAGATTTAGCGATCCTTTTATTCCAGCGCGGCAAGCTTTCCTTCGGCAAAGCCCGAGAGATGGCCGGCATGTCCGTGTGGGCTTTTCAGCAACTCCTCGGTAGCCAGGGAATTCCGGTCCATTATGATGTTGAGGAGTATGACGAAGATCTCCAGACGCTGAGAGAGCTTGGCCGGCTATGA
- a CDS encoding SCP2 sterol-binding domain-containing protein: MPVFASDEQLYDVLQAVFERISEEPARIEPFTRSNLVIRMKFREPTAEVLLDGRQSPLEVFYGPRPGRADLEFEMEADLMHRIWLGEEKASQAFFSGRIQTRGNLMRAMPLLELFRECERVYPDVVDTFKLGT, translated from the coding sequence ATGCCGGTTTTTGCATCTGACGAACAGCTATACGACGTGCTCCAGGCGGTATTCGAGCGGATCAGCGAGGAGCCGGCTCGCATTGAGCCATTCACCCGCAGCAACCTGGTCATCCGCATGAAATTTCGTGAACCCACAGCCGAGGTCCTGCTGGATGGGCGCCAATCGCCCCTGGAGGTGTTCTATGGACCGCGGCCGGGGCGGGCCGACCTGGAATTCGAGATGGAGGCAGACCTGATGCACCGCATCTGGCTGGGAGAGGAGAAGGCCAGCCAGGCCTTTTTCAGTGGTCGCATCCAGACTCGGGGCAACTTGATGAGGGCCATGCCGCTGTTGGAACTATTTCGGGAGTGTGAACGGGTCTACCCCGATGTGGTCGACACGTTTAAGCTTGGGACCTAG
- a CDS encoding SDR family NAD(P)-dependent oxidoreductase, which produces MPVLDRFRLDGRTALVTGGTKGLGRAMAAALAEAGARVAVVSRHGDQVAAVAGELARSTGRQCQGYACDVTDEAQVTQLISQVLDDFGHLDILVNNAGINIRGPIDQLSLDQFLQVQATNVTGPWLMCRAVAPHMKERRYGRVINIGSTLSIIALADRTPYASSKGAILQMTRVLALEWAPYNITVNAMLPGPFATEMNLPLMNDPEAYQSFIAKIPLGRWGELEEIQGLVVFLASDASSFITGAAITIDGGWTVH; this is translated from the coding sequence ATGCCCGTATTAGATCGTTTCCGCCTGGATGGCCGGACTGCGCTGGTCACAGGAGGTACCAAGGGGCTGGGCAGGGCCATGGCCGCGGCCCTGGCCGAAGCCGGCGCCCGGGTGGCTGTGGTCAGCCGCCATGGGGACCAGGTCGCAGCTGTGGCCGGAGAACTGGCCAGGTCCACGGGACGACAGTGTCAGGGGTATGCCTGCGACGTGACCGACGAGGCACAGGTGACCCAGCTCATCTCCCAGGTGTTGGACGACTTCGGCCATCTGGACATCCTGGTCAACAATGCCGGCATCAACATTCGGGGCCCCATCGACCAGCTTTCCCTGGACCAGTTCCTCCAGGTCCAGGCCACCAACGTCACCGGCCCCTGGCTCATGTGCCGGGCGGTGGCGCCCCACATGAAGGAGCGGCGCTACGGGCGTGTCATCAACATTGGCTCCACCCTCTCCATCATCGCCCTGGCCGACCGCACCCCCTACGCCAGCAGCAAGGGAGCCATCCTCCAGATGACCCGGGTCCTGGCCCTGGAGTGGGCGCCCTACAACATCACGGTGAACGCCATGTTGCCCGGCCCCTTCGCCACGGAGATGAACCTGCCCCTGATGAACGATCCCGAGGCCTACCAGAGTTTCATCGCCAAGATCCCCCTGGGCCGCTGGGGAGAACTGGAGGAGATCCAGGGGCTGGTGGTCTTCCTGGCCAGCGACGCCTCCAGTTTTATCACCGGGGCCGCCATCACCATTGACGGCGGTTGGACCGTTCATTAG
- a CDS encoding eCIS core domain-containing protein, with translation MESKATTQHQEKQQAHAAPAPTAEPQAMLPPEVGAPAGVPAFLVQRQCATCSGDDDTLLQPALAVNEPGDVYEQEAEAVANLVMRQPAAGSTPTVRRCACGGILPPGSGPDAECPACQARRLSLQRQARNRTQEAPEGRAPTTVLPQGGGHPLPTATRRFFEQRFGQDFSPVRIHSDSQADARARAVQARAFTAGRDIVFAAGQYAPETTAGQHLLAHELTHVVQQGGQRRRIQRDNGGTESATDAPAQPTTTTTAAAPVRAGISVSMTGIIFLPAAGSVFRAGTKARQGLEIALYRLVGGQYTEAVADELYQKATASGWGGLGGLAGEATGGEPIESFGIPLRESLLMLTWLEKTKKLQVHLSDSQRDLLRYGAFTQAAWADLTNPDVTGELQGGLPRWFDEALFRQQMASHIELLRRYIDAVTTLHADPTPANRAPAIRTLQEMLDTFSESSGVLEAIRDDDALIGHPGYQLLWPTPRPADLPEGTEPTPVKAPPDRPPNPNLASAFLSFTHSQEALVAQAYNDGSARQQLLDRFTRFMARSTLGPGEGDQQISDRPGTANAPPFPAVLSVSPPLSGPPGAPQFEASAEADYRFIMSIQFPDVFSAFQTYYYEWNYVRVPDERLGQPVDFDELNPQEPSRWDVAARRFRRAGRYAAEDVETVFSELGPFGVGATSLVAANAILRFIGTGIRLGIELLTMPSSERSIAFPGPGVYVVRNKAIPYTRDGAELVRPPSVAYHPVIVRDPVELVEDRVRQDAAVADRDFQRMQELRRLLMEPVSYADEDKMRAELDTLERSLSSVGGALEVQRERLVEYRNSLRPGSPEHRQAEQQLERLDQIIAVRAARGEGRNLTGAEPLIASFISDEGQSIRLTLEALYQGEQNGRVTYWVSDLTTPNSSQDTGVGANRAEAIMAAVEGILRGHGGYGRGYVAVQIDGQTHSRRITASLGNLFMEALENITLALSVALVVAAPFTGGATLALLLPVGAIGAIPSAYRLINRAIDDTLRFDMATVMDVVNIVGGLAGLGHAATPLRMVTLGRAFMIMGLGADGLGMLLIPVGVVAQIMELEGLPPGERSARIMEILGQAMLNVGIMAGGALAQRARQQHMEAHGRSSLPETTGRRPGEGPLPGEERVPLPETPRVPVEEGTPGSRPAPDVSTPAPHVGNPEAPPVLQATTRDGLATMKLTEQGRLVLCSSPCTFLEQLFGRELSVNESLRIEHDNIVRSLERQMRRAPQNRDQGVLWSLFERGLRLQEQLQNAQRVYRTTVEPSRVNFPGHVDTLNNLQATLAHIDPGDPQLSQSRVHHAEVLNDVARLQNQEGRIAGFEDWLQRASGPAERVATTHSRAQEPAEINATREAARDVNRLLGELYEARRLAEQYGNDPDVVIRIGQDGTVVDPLTGEARRSFDISIERRGPGGETTVERRVEVQYAGPVAGVTDLHTGIIHGAQKIAAEVAAGRAPRPAEALESTVQIEWPPAGRMRNIEYDIDGYYRVYDQREPNRVRQTGSLMQDLVYGRNGLNTPGFDPRVRQLSVIHIIDQNGRLIWRLRNSAPGRPAWYIDYVIPAESRP, from the coding sequence ATGGAAAGCAAGGCCACAACCCAACACCAGGAAAAGCAACAGGCCCACGCCGCGCCTGCGCCGACAGCCGAACCTCAGGCCATGCTCCCTCCGGAGGTCGGCGCGCCGGCGGGCGTGCCTGCCTTCCTGGTGCAACGGCAGTGCGCCACCTGCTCGGGGGACGACGACACCCTGCTCCAGCCCGCGCTGGCGGTCAACGAGCCAGGGGATGTCTACGAGCAGGAGGCGGAAGCCGTGGCGAACCTGGTCATGCGGCAGCCGGCGGCAGGAAGCACACCCACCGTCCGCCGCTGCGCCTGTGGCGGTATCCTGCCCCCAGGCAGCGGACCCGACGCCGAATGCCCCGCCTGCCAGGCCCGGCGCCTGTCCCTCCAGCGCCAGGCCCGGAACCGTACCCAGGAGGCTCCCGAAGGGCGAGCGCCGACCACGGTGTTGCCCCAGGGCGGCGGCCACCCCTTGCCCACAGCCACCCGCCGCTTCTTCGAACAACGCTTCGGCCAGGACTTCTCCCCCGTCCGCATCCACAGCGACAGCCAGGCCGATGCGCGGGCGCGGGCGGTGCAGGCCCGGGCCTTCACCGCAGGCCGCGACATCGTCTTTGCCGCCGGTCAGTACGCACCGGAAACAACGGCCGGACAGCACCTCCTCGCCCACGAGCTCACCCACGTGGTCCAGCAGGGGGGGCAACGCCGTCGCATCCAGCGGGACAACGGCGGGACAGAGAGCGCCACGGACGCGCCGGCTCAGCCCACCACTACGACCACTGCGGCAGCGCCCGTGCGGGCCGGCATCTCCGTCAGCATGACGGGCATCATCTTCCTGCCGGCAGCCGGCTCGGTCTTCCGGGCCGGTACCAAGGCCCGCCAGGGCCTGGAGATCGCCCTCTACCGCCTGGTGGGCGGCCAGTACACGGAAGCCGTGGCCGATGAACTCTACCAGAAGGCCACGGCCTCGGGCTGGGGCGGCCTGGGGGGGCTGGCCGGGGAAGCCACCGGCGGCGAGCCCATCGAGAGCTTCGGCATCCCCCTGCGGGAATCCCTGCTGATGCTCACCTGGCTGGAGAAGACCAAAAAGCTCCAGGTCCACCTCTCCGACAGCCAGCGGGATCTGCTGCGCTATGGCGCGTTCACCCAGGCCGCCTGGGCCGACCTCACCAATCCCGATGTGACCGGCGAACTTCAGGGAGGGCTGCCCCGTTGGTTCGATGAAGCCCTCTTCCGCCAGCAAATGGCCAGCCACATCGAGCTGCTCCGCCGCTACATCGACGCGGTCACCACCCTCCACGCGGACCCCACACCGGCCAATCGCGCTCCGGCCATCCGAACCCTGCAGGAGATGCTGGACACCTTCAGCGAGAGCAGCGGCGTGCTGGAGGCGATCCGGGATGACGATGCCCTCATCGGCCATCCCGGCTACCAGCTCCTCTGGCCCACGCCCCGCCCCGCCGACCTGCCGGAGGGAACGGAACCGACGCCGGTGAAGGCCCCGCCCGACCGGCCGCCCAACCCCAACCTGGCCTCGGCCTTCCTCTCCTTCACCCACAGCCAGGAGGCGCTGGTCGCCCAGGCGTACAACGACGGCAGCGCGCGCCAGCAGCTGTTGGATCGCTTCACCCGCTTCATGGCCCGCAGTACCCTGGGTCCCGGTGAAGGCGACCAGCAGATCTCCGACCGGCCGGGCACGGCCAACGCGCCGCCCTTCCCCGCCGTGCTCAGCGTGTCGCCGCCCCTCTCCGGCCCACCCGGCGCGCCCCAGTTTGAGGCTTCGGCCGAGGCCGACTACCGCTTCATCATGAGCATCCAGTTTCCCGACGTCTTCTCCGCCTTCCAGACCTACTACTACGAGTGGAACTACGTGCGGGTCCCCGATGAGCGCCTGGGCCAGCCCGTGGACTTCGACGAGCTCAATCCCCAGGAGCCTTCCCGCTGGGACGTGGCGGCGCGGCGCTTCCGCCGGGCCGGGCGCTACGCCGCAGAGGACGTGGAGACCGTTTTCAGCGAGCTGGGGCCCTTCGGTGTCGGCGCCACCAGCCTGGTGGCGGCCAACGCCATCCTGCGCTTCATCGGCACGGGCATCCGTCTGGGCATCGAGCTCCTGACCATGCCCAGCAGCGAACGGAGCATCGCCTTTCCCGGCCCCGGCGTCTACGTGGTGCGCAACAAGGCCATCCCCTACACCCGGGATGGGGCCGAACTGGTGCGACCGCCCAGCGTCGCCTACCACCCGGTCATCGTGCGGGATCCGGTGGAGCTGGTGGAAGACCGGGTGCGCCAGGATGCGGCCGTGGCGGACCGGGACTTCCAGCGCATGCAGGAGCTGCGCAGGCTGTTGATGGAGCCGGTCTCTTATGCCGACGAAGACAAGATGCGGGCCGAGCTGGACACCCTGGAGCGATCCCTCAGCTCGGTGGGCGGCGCGCTGGAGGTCCAGCGGGAGCGGCTGGTGGAGTATCGCAACTCCCTGCGACCTGGCAGCCCGGAGCACCGCCAGGCCGAACAGCAGCTCGAGCGGCTGGACCAGATCATCGCGGTGCGGGCCGCCCGGGGCGAAGGGCGAAACCTCACCGGGGCCGAGCCCTTGATCGCCAGCTTCATCAGCGACGAAGGGCAGTCCATCCGCCTGACCCTGGAAGCCCTCTACCAGGGCGAGCAAAACGGCCGGGTCACCTACTGGGTTTCTGACCTGACCACGCCCAACAGCTCTCAGGATACCGGTGTGGGTGCCAACCGGGCCGAGGCCATCATGGCGGCGGTGGAGGGGATCCTGCGGGGTCACGGCGGCTATGGCCGGGGCTACGTGGCCGTCCAGATCGACGGTCAGACCCACAGCCGGCGCATCACAGCCAGCCTGGGCAACCTCTTCATGGAGGCGCTGGAAAATATCACCCTGGCCCTGTCGGTGGCCCTGGTGGTGGCCGCGCCCTTCACCGGTGGCGCCACCCTGGCCCTGCTGCTGCCGGTGGGGGCCATCGGGGCCATCCCCTCGGCCTACCGGCTGATCAACCGGGCCATCGACGACACCCTCCGCTTCGACATGGCCACGGTCATGGATGTGGTGAACATCGTGGGTGGGCTGGCCGGCCTGGGCCATGCGGCCACGCCCCTGCGCATGGTCACCCTGGGCCGGGCCTTCATGATCATGGGTCTGGGAGCCGACGGCCTGGGCATGCTCCTGATCCCGGTGGGTGTGGTGGCCCAGATCATGGAGCTGGAAGGGCTGCCGCCGGGCGAACGCTCGGCCCGCATCATGGAGATCCTGGGCCAGGCCATGCTCAACGTGGGCATCATGGCCGGCGGCGCGCTGGCCCAGCGAGCCCGCCAGCAACACATGGAAGCCCACGGCCGCAGCAGCCTGCCGGAGACGACGGGCCGGCGCCCGGGCGAGGGGCCCCTGCCCGGCGAAGAACGGGTTCCCCTGCCCGAGACACCCCGGGTTCCCGTGGAGGAAGGGACACCGGGGAGCCGCCCCGCGCCGGACGTCTCCACGCCGGCGCCCCATGTGGGCAACCCGGAGGCGCCCCCCGTCCTGCAGGCCACCACCCGCGACGGCCTGGCCACCATGAAGTTGACCGAACAGGGCCGGCTGGTGCTCTGTAGCTCGCCCTGCACCTTCCTGGAACAGCTTTTCGGCCGGGAGCTCTCGGTCAACGAGTCCCTGCGCATCGAGCACGACAACATCGTCCGCAGCCTGGAGCGCCAGATGCGCCGTGCGCCCCAGAACCGGGACCAGGGGGTGCTCTGGTCCCTCTTCGAGCGGGGGCTGCGCCTCCAGGAACAGCTCCAGAACGCGCAGCGGGTTTACCGCACCACGGTGGAGCCCAGCCGGGTCAACTTCCCCGGCCACGTGGACACCCTCAACAACCTTCAGGCCACCCTGGCCCACATCGATCCGGGCGATCCCCAGCTGAGCCAGAGCCGGGTGCACCATGCCGAGGTGCTGAATGACGTGGCCCGCCTCCAGAACCAGGAGGGGCGCATCGCCGGCTTCGAGGATTGGCTGCAGCGGGCCAGCGGTCCGGCGGAACGGGTGGCCACCACCCACAGCCGGGCCCAGGAGCCGGCCGAGATCAACGCCACCCGGGAGGCTGCCCGGGACGTCAACCGGCTGTTGGGCGAGCTGTACGAAGCCCGCCGTCTGGCCGAACAGTACGGCAATGACCCGGATGTGGTCATCCGCATCGGCCAGGATGGCACGGTGGTGGATCCCCTCACCGGAGAGGCCCGGCGCTCCTTCGACATCAGCATCGAGCGACGCGGGCCCGGAGGCGAGACCACGGTGGAGCGGCGGGTGGAGGTGCAGTACGCCGGCCCGGTGGCGGGCGTCACCGACCTGCACACGGGCATCATCCACGGCGCACAGAAGATCGCGGCCGAGGTGGCCGCGGGCCGCGCCCCCCGGCCGGCTGAGGCGCTGGAGTCCACGGTACAGATCGAGTGGCCGCCGGCTGGACGGATGCGCAACATCGAATATGATATAGACGGCTATTACCGGGTCTACGACCAGCGCGAGCCCAACCGGGTACGCCAGACCGGCTCCTTGATGCAGGATCTGGTCTATGGGCGCAACGGACTCAACACCCCCGGTTTCGACCCCCGGGTTCGGCAACTGTCGGTGATCCACATCATCGACCAGAATGGCCGGCTGATCTGGCGGCTGCGCAACAGCGCGCCGGGACGTCCGGCGTGGTATATCGACTACGTGATCCCTGCGGAGAGTCGCCCATGA
- a CDS encoding eCIS core domain-containing protein: protein MEATFAVEKKPEKRPTPAPQADPAPQAAKDAIVGTAVGTPLFLVQRQCATCSGDDDTLLQPALAVNEPGDVYEQEAEAVANLVMRQPAAGSTPTVRRCACGGAPRGHPPPSSGPDAECPACRARRLSLQRQAQPSGPGRAPASVLPQGGGHPLPTATRRFFEQRFGQDFSPVRIHSDSQADARARAVQARAFTAGRDIVFAAGQYAPETTAGQHLLAHELTHVVQQGVSRNTPQIQRAPPAGMTSPDAPASVVAPEPVASSSPGTTVEFEGRTLSGSPSQIRSVLWPIFQDQGAAELANFQRRFTESIEADRREIQRLQAEESRQRRFEEEYNRNPGDIPGGVPWNPDMYANLQGQIRQIEARIAAKERIRPILGAQAERVRNEPTITPGDLETIGRLQGSHSLYNAVDAYRTAARNLSMARTLRSSARDPAMAAESISYLEDQLRAREGEMQRLLSEQGFANLDDFTRAVTSFESFFQRYALQTAFAMLAENEQLVQAEQTRYGGAVERNPDVTRLHSELAPVRIHAGRARTLRRDSMMAQMGPGMAAGAGDLRRADRAIALAAEAAAEEQQARAQLQQLGQRYPVLLDPSINLDDLTQASPQALQSLVQNTAGDRLSDIARARTLLTEDPEAIWEAEGALERARQSLGIRPGTVYHAIIEDKLRAIEHRRMIRDIFLAALAIGFGLLTGGTGTVAVVGAVGAAAVGVTTAALHVQEYRMRQAFVGSAFDRARSLSANEPSLFWLAVDIAGAVLDLGAAVQAFRRLAPLARAAASAAGETRGAAAAGEAAVTNLRREGNAIQEGLGDRLAANAQRARSDQGFLETTRRATSELSPTEVQRELEIAQRSGERRLLSGNDYVEEIALPNGHTWRRTPDGRWCRFSSGPLCFLLGEGPEAGLVREVGRSTAGIRDTEADAARAALRGNLGTAPFDGAQAHHIVPLELRNHPLIDELRRNYGWDINGATNGIHLPTRPGTPGAGTRAVHAGSHPRYSSMIESRLDQLYQQWRYGQVSDSQLLPQFEAIVGEYRARLVSGTLTLR, encoded by the coding sequence TTGGAAGCCACCTTCGCGGTTGAAAAAAAGCCAGAAAAGCGCCCCACTCCGGCCCCCCAGGCGGATCCCGCGCCCCAGGCAGCCAAGGACGCCATCGTGGGTACGGCGGTCGGCACGCCCCTGTTCCTGGTGCAACGGCAGTGCGCCACCTGCTCGGGGGACGACGACACCCTGCTCCAGCCCGCGCTGGCGGTCAACGAGCCAGGGGATGTCTACGAGCAGGAGGCGGAGGCCGTGGCGAACCTGGTCATGCGGCAGCCGGCGGCAGGGAGTACGCCCACCGTCCGCCGCTGCGCCTGCGGCGGCGCGCCCAGGGGGCACCCGCCCCCAAGCAGCGGACCCGACGCCGAATGCCCCGCCTGCCGGGCCCGGCGCCTGTCCCTCCAGCGCCAGGCCCAACCCTCCGGACCGGGACGCGCCCCAGCCTCGGTGCTGCCCCAGGGCGGCGGCCACCCCTTGCCCACAGCCACCCGCCGCTTCTTCGAACAACGCTTCGGCCAGGACTTCTCCCCCGTCCGCATCCACAGCGACAGCCAGGCCGATGCGCGGGCGCGGGCGGTGCAGGCCCGGGCCTTCACCGCAGGCCGCGACATCGTCTTTGCCGCCGGTCAGTACGCACCGGAAACAACGGCCGGACAGCACCTCCTCGCCCACGAGCTCACCCACGTGGTCCAGCAGGGTGTCAGCCGCAACACGCCCCAAATCCAGCGGGCCCCTCCTGCAGGCATGACCAGCCCCGACGCGCCGGCCAGTGTGGTGGCGCCGGAACCTGTCGCCTCGAGCAGCCCCGGCACAACCGTGGAATTCGAGGGACGCACGTTATCCGGTAGCCCCAGCCAGATCCGCAGCGTCCTCTGGCCCATTTTTCAGGATCAGGGAGCGGCCGAGCTGGCCAACTTCCAGCGCCGCTTTACAGAAAGCATCGAGGCCGACCGGCGGGAGATCCAGCGGCTCCAGGCAGAGGAGTCCCGTCAGCGGCGGTTTGAGGAGGAATACAACCGGAATCCCGGCGACATTCCCGGCGGCGTGCCGTGGAACCCGGACATGTATGCCAATCTTCAGGGGCAGATTCGCCAGATCGAAGCCCGAATCGCAGCCAAGGAGCGCATCCGGCCCATCCTGGGGGCCCAGGCTGAGCGGGTGCGTAACGAGCCGACCATCACCCCCGGCGATCTGGAGACCATTGGCCGTCTACAGGGAAGCCATAGCCTCTACAACGCGGTGGATGCCTACCGCACGGCGGCCCGCAATCTCAGCATGGCCCGCACCCTCCGCTCGTCTGCCCGGGATCCGGCCATGGCGGCCGAGTCCATCTCCTACCTGGAGGATCAGCTCCGGGCCCGGGAAGGGGAGATGCAGCGTCTGTTGTCGGAGCAGGGTTTCGCCAATCTCGACGACTTCACCCGTGCCGTCACCAGCTTCGAGTCGTTCTTCCAGCGCTATGCCCTGCAGACCGCCTTCGCCATGCTGGCGGAAAACGAACAGCTGGTACAGGCCGAACAGACCCGCTACGGCGGTGCTGTGGAGCGTAATCCCGACGTCACCCGACTCCACAGCGAGCTTGCGCCGGTCCGTATCCATGCAGGGAGGGCGCGCACGCTGCGCCGGGACTCCATGATGGCCCAGATGGGGCCGGGTATGGCCGCGGGCGCGGGCGATCTGCGCCGGGCCGACCGCGCCATCGCCCTGGCGGCCGAGGCAGCGGCCGAGGAGCAGCAGGCTCGTGCCCAGCTCCAACAACTGGGGCAGCGATACCCAGTCCTCCTGGATCCTTCCATCAACCTGGACGATCTGACCCAGGCCAGCCCTCAAGCCCTTCAAAGCCTGGTGCAGAACACCGCCGGCGACCGGCTCTCCGACATTGCCCGGGCCCGCACCCTCCTCACCGAGGATCCCGAGGCCATCTGGGAAGCCGAAGGAGCCCTGGAGCGGGCGCGCCAATCCCTGGGCATTCGCCCGGGCACCGTTTACCACGCCATCATCGAGGACAAGCTGCGCGCCATCGAGCACCGCCGCATGATCCGAGACATTTTCCTGGCCGCGCTGGCCATTGGCTTTGGCCTCCTCACCGGTGGGACCGGTACGGTCGCCGTGGTCGGGGCCGTCGGCGCGGCCGCCGTGGGGGTCACTACCGCTGCGCTCCATGTCCAGGAGTATCGGATGCGCCAGGCTTTCGTCGGCAGCGCCTTCGACCGGGCCAGAAGCCTGTCGGCCAACGAGCCCAGCCTCTTCTGGCTGGCCGTAGATATCGCCGGCGCGGTGTTGGACCTGGGCGCGGCGGTTCAGGCCTTCCGCCGCCTGGCCCCCCTGGCTCGGGCTGCGGCCAGCGCTGCGGGCGAAACCCGGGGCGCGGCCGCAGCGGGCGAAGCCGCCGTGACCAATCTGCGCCGTGAGGGGAATGCCATTCAAGAGGGCCTGGGCGACCGGCTGGCGGCCAATGCCCAGCGCGCTCGCAGCGATCAGGGCTTCCTGGAGACGACCCGCCGGGCCACCTCCGAACTCTCGCCCACTGAAGTGCAGCGGGAGCTGGAGATCGCCCAGCGGTCGGGCGAACGCCGGCTGCTCAGCGGCAACGACTACGTGGAGGAGATCGCCCTGCCCAACGGCCACACCTGGCGCCGCACGCCGGACGGCCGCTGGTGCCGCTTCTCCAGTGGTCCCCTCTGTTTCCTCCTGGGCGAAGGCCCCGAAGCCGGCTTGGTTCGGGAAGTGGGTCGGAGTACCGCCGGCATTCGGGATACCGAGGCAGACGCCGCGCGCGCTGCCTTGCGCGGCAACCTGGGCACTGCGCCCTTCGATGGCGCCCAGGCCCACCACATCGTCCCCCTGGAACTGCGCAACCACCCCCTCATCGACGAGCTGCGCCGCAACTACGGCTGGGATATCAACGGGGCGACCAATGGCATCCACCTGCCAACCCGACCAGGGACGCCTGGCGCCGGCACCCGGGCAGTCCACGCCGGTTCCCATCCCCGATACAGCAGCATGATCGAATCGCGCCTGGATCAGCTCTACCAGCAGTGGCGCTACGGCCAGGTGTCGGACAGTCAGTTGCTGCCCCAATTTGAGGCCATTGTAGGCGAATACCGCGCCAGATTGGTCAGCGGCACCCTGACCCTGCGCTGA